A window of Citrus sinensis cultivar Valencia sweet orange chromosome 7, DVS_A1.0, whole genome shotgun sequence contains these coding sequences:
- the LOC127903839 gene encoding probable disease resistance protein At5g63020: MMCTLQQVQGWLSRVQDVEKEVPRLLAEIIGKEEEILGGFCSGNCIERHKYGKRVVESLKNVQSLRKEGDFKDVAQTVPENPVDERPLPPAVVGFQSTLDRVWRCLTEEPVGIVGLYGMGGVGKTTLLRQINNSFLHTSNNFDFVIWEVVSRDLQLEKIQESIAKKIGLCNESWDGKSFHEKAQEIFKIMRNTKFVLLLDDIWELVDLAQVGLPVPSRTSASKVVFTTREFELCGQMDAHKSFKVECLGYEDAWRLFEEKVGRDVLDSHPDIPELAETVAGECGGLPLALITVGRAMASNKAPREWEHAIEVLRSSASKFSGMEKRVLSRLKFSYDFLPSNETRFCLLYCSLFPEDYSISIEDLIDCWICEGFLDEYNGIGARNQGSSLIRSLLHACLLEEEDDNCVKMHDVVRDMALWIASTTEKQEERYLVLAGVGLTETPRSELWQEVTRMSLMQNKIWRLPESPASPHLLTLFLSSNYISMANEEFFQSMASLRVLKLSHTFLPRHFLVGISNLFSLQNLDLSETGIEGLPLELRYLVNLKCLNLESTYRISKIPGQLISNLKMLEALRMFKCGSSKQKSSSILFGGSLVLVEELVGLKHLNVLTITLHSFAALQRLLTSPSLQSIVSNTPSLSLTNCRSLSSLSVLTLASLRHLEALDMMDCKDLEEMEIDYAGGEVKRIRETHGFFSLHKVSIWGSKLRHVTWLILAPNLKHIAVTSCRYLEEIISLDKLGEIPSEEMQNLIPFARLGFLYLGGLENLRSIYPRALPFPHLKELHVTLCPKLMKLPFDCISGLERKLIIGGEESWWNNLQWDDQATQNAFLPCLKAPHF; the protein is encoded by the coding sequence ATGATGTGCACACTGCAGCAAGTGCAGGGGTGGCTTTCCAGAGTGCAAGATGTGGAAAAAGAAGTTCCAAGACTGTTGGCAGAAATCATTGGAAAAGAGGAGGAAATTCTCGGTGGTTTCTGTTCTGGAAACTGCATCGAAAGGCACAAGTACGGGAAAAGAGTTGTCGAGTCATTGAAAAATGTGCAGAGCTTAAGAAAGGAAGGAGATTTCAAAGACGTGGCTCAAACGGTACCAGAAAACCCAGTTGATGAAAGACCTCTTCCGCCGGCAGTAGTGGGCTTCCAGTCAACTTTAGACAGAGTTTGGAGATGCCTCACCGAAGAACCTGTGGGAATTGTTGGCCTGTACGGTATGGGAGGAGTGGGTAAGACCACCCTGTTGAGGCAAATCAACAACAGCTTCCTTCACACGTCCAATAATTTCGACTTTGTTATTTGGGAAGTGGTGTCCAGAGACCTGCAGCTCGAAAAGATACAAGAAAGTATTGCTAAAAAGATTGGTTTGTGCAACGAGTCATGGGATGGGAAAAGCTTTCACGAGAAAGCTCAGGAAATATTCAAGATCATGAGGAACACGAAGTTTGTGTTACTATTGGATGACATATGGGAGCTAGTTGATTTAGCTCAAGTGGGTTTACCTGTTCCAAGCCGTACAAGTGCGTCCAAGGTAGTTTTCACAACGCGCGAGTTTGAACTTTGCGGCCAAATGGATGCTCACAAATCCTTTAAAGTGGAGTGCCTGGGATATGAAGATGCCTGGAGATTATTTGAGGAGAAAGTGGGAAGAGATGTTCTAGACAGTCATCCTGATATTCCTGAGCTAGCAGAAACTGTGGCCGGAGAGTGCGGTGGTTTGCCACTTGCTCTAATCACTGTAGGCCGAGCCATGGCTTCTAACAAGGCCCCTCGAGAGTGGGAACATGCAATAGAGGTGCTTAGGAGTTCAGCGTCTAAGTTTTCAGGTATGGAGAAAAGGGTACTTTCTCGTTTAAAGTTCAGCTATGATTTTTTGCCCAGCAATGAAACTAGATTTTGTCTCCTGTACTGTAGTCTTTTTCCCGAAGACTACAGTATTAGCATAGAGGACTTGATAGATTGTTGGATATGTGAGGGGTTTTTAGATGAGTATAATGGTATTGGGGCTCGAAATCAAGGTTCCTCTCTTATTCGTAGTCTTCTTCATGCATGTCTGttggaagaagaagatgataatTGTGTAAAAATGCATGATGTGGTTCGTGACATGGCTTTGTGGATTGCATCTACGACTGAGAAGCAGGAGGAAAGGTATTTAGTTCTTGCAGGTGTAGGATTAACTGAAACACCAAGATCTGAATTGTGGCAAGAGGTTACAAGGATGTCACTGatgcaaaacaaaatttggaGACTTCCGGAGTCTCCTGCATCTCCTCATCTCCTGACTTTGTTTCTTAGTTCGAATTATATATCCATGGCTAATGAAGAATTCTTTCAATCAATGGCTTCTCTTAGAGTTTTAAAGCTGTCACACACCTTCTTGCCACGGCATTTTCTTGTAGGAATTTCAAACTTGTTTTCACTTCAAAATCTTGATCTATCGGAGACCGGTATAGAAGGATTGCCACTAGAGTTAAGGTACTTGGTTAATCTCAAATGTTTGAACTTGGAGTCTACGTATCGAATCTCTAAAATTCCGGGACAGTTGATATCGAATCTAAAGATGTTGGAAGCATTGAGAATGTTCAAATGTGGTTCTTCTAAACAAAAATCAAGTAGCATTTTGTTTGGAGGCAGTTTAGTTTTGGTGGAGGAATTGGTTGGTTTGAAACATTTAAATGTGCTGACCATCACTTTACACAGTTTTGCAGCTCTTCAAAGATTGCTGACATCTCCCAGTTTACAGAGCATCGTTAGCAATACTCCATCTCTAAGCCTTACAAACTGTCGCAGTTTATCATCGCTCAGTGTTTTGACTTTAGCAAGTTTGAGGCATCTCGAAGCACTAGACATGATGGATTGTAAAGATTTGGAAGAAATGGAGATTGACTATGCAGGAGGAGAAGTGAAAAGAATCCGAGAAACTCACGGGTTCTTTAGTCTCCACAAAGTTTCAATATGGGGATCCAAATTGAGGCACGTGACATGGCTTATTCTTGCTCCAAATCTCAAGCATATTGCGGTGACTAGCTGCCGTTATTTGGAAGAAATAATCAGCCTTGATAAATTGGGTGAAATTCCATCCGAGGAGATGCAAAATCTAATCCCGTTTGCAAGGCTTGGATTTCTTTACCTGGGCGGATTAGAAAATTTGAGGAGCATCTACCCAAGGGCCTTGCCCTTCCCTCATTTGAAGGAACTGCACGTAACTTTATGTCCAAAGCTTATGAAGCTTCCATTTGATTGCATCAGCGGATTGGAACGTAAACTTATTATCGGGGGAGAAGAAAGCTGGTGGAATAATCTTCAATGGGATGATCAAGCCACTCAAAATGCCTTTCTTCCCTGTTTAAAAGCCCCGCATTTTTAG